In Arthrobacter alpinus, a single window of DNA contains:
- the mraY gene encoding phospho-N-acetylmuramoyl-pentapeptide-transferase → MIALLIGAGLALAFAMVGTPLFIRFLVKQGYGQIIREDGPTSHQIKRGTPTMGGTVFVGAVVAAYFITHVIVWLLNPNSAGPSASGLLMIYLMVGMGLVGFLDDFLKITKQHNTGLNPKGKLIGQAVVGISFAVMALGFPDEAGRTPASTFISFARDIPALNLAFAGAGLGVVLFILWSNLIITAATNGVNLTDGLDGLATGASILVFGAYTLIGIWQSSQACGSHKVTSESVCYEVRDPLDLALVAAIMFAALIGFLWWNTSPAKIFMGDTGSLAIGGAMAGFAILSRTEILLAIIGGLFVIISLSVIIQVGFFKLSKGKRVFLMAPLQHHFELKGWREVTVVVRFWILAGLLVAVGLGAFYAEWIVRL, encoded by the coding sequence GTGATCGCATTGCTCATTGGTGCAGGCTTGGCCTTGGCCTTTGCCATGGTCGGCACCCCATTGTTTATCCGTTTCCTTGTCAAGCAAGGGTACGGACAGATCATCCGCGAGGACGGTCCCACAAGCCACCAAATCAAGCGCGGCACACCCACCATGGGTGGCACCGTTTTTGTGGGCGCCGTCGTGGCCGCCTACTTCATCACGCACGTGATTGTGTGGCTCCTCAACCCGAATTCCGCCGGTCCTTCGGCGTCGGGCCTGCTCATGATTTACCTCATGGTGGGCATGGGCCTGGTTGGTTTCTTGGACGATTTCCTAAAAATCACCAAGCAGCACAACACCGGGCTGAACCCCAAGGGCAAGCTCATTGGACAAGCCGTTGTGGGCATCTCCTTCGCCGTCATGGCGTTGGGCTTCCCCGATGAGGCCGGGCGCACCCCGGCAAGCACCTTCATCTCCTTTGCCCGCGACATCCCGGCCTTGAACCTGGCCTTCGCCGGGGCCGGGCTGGGCGTGGTGCTGTTCATTCTCTGGTCCAATCTGATCATTACTGCTGCCACCAACGGAGTTAACCTCACCGACGGGCTCGATGGCTTGGCCACTGGTGCGTCGATTCTGGTCTTCGGGGCGTACACCTTGATCGGTATCTGGCAGAGCAGCCAGGCCTGTGGATCCCATAAGGTGACCAGCGAATCAGTCTGCTACGAGGTCCGTGACCCGTTGGATCTGGCGCTTGTTGCCGCCATCATGTTTGCGGCCCTGATTGGTTTCCTCTGGTGGAACACCTCTCCCGCGAAGATCTTCATGGGCGACACCGGCTCGCTGGCCATCGGCGGAGCCATGGCAGGGTTTGCCATCCTCTCGCGCACCGAAATTCTGTTGGCCATCATCGGCGGCCTCTTCGTCATCATCTCCCTCTCCGTCATCATCCAGGTCGGCTTCTTTAAGCTTTCCAAGGGCAAACGCGTGTTCCTTATGGCTCCGCTGCAGCACCACTTTGAACTCAAGGGGTGGCGCGAGGTGACAGTTGTTGTTCGTTTCTGGATCCTGGCTGGCCTCCTGGTCGCCGTGGGACTCGGAGCTTTTTATGCTGAATGGATTGTTCGACTGTGA
- the murD gene encoding UDP-N-acetylmuramoyl-L-alanine--D-glutamate ligase — protein sequence MDCSTVTAPENRLESLTSWDADWSQLRVVVTGISKTGFSVADTLAELGAHVVVVAASEDETALANADTLKIVGVKDVILGQETSTVLPLVGGLPAELVVTSPGFKPSHPLLAAAAAAGIPIWGDVELAWRVRTKAGRKTAEWITITGTNGKTTTTTMVESMLQAAGLRAIAAGNIGTPILDAVRDPEGYDALAVELSTFQLHWSESLAPVSSVCLNLAEDHVDWHGSFEAYAADKAKIYSNTKIACVYNAEQIETERMVQEADVQEGCRAVGFTTGIPAISMVGVVEGLLVDRAFIAERKDSAAELASMSDIGELVPRHLVANAAAAAALVLAYGLTPKDVRKGLQNYHNGDHRIQPVASSGGVLWVNDSKATNPHAASASLSAFKPVIWIAGGLPKGVNFDALVKEHAARLKAVVLIGADTSALAGALEREAPGVQVFTTRAEGGRHTDAEVLRGDAVMAEAVAVAASLAVDGDTVLMAPASASMDQFSSYAHRGQAFIDAVRELLESQTSVNKES from the coding sequence ATGGATTGTTCGACTGTGACCGCACCAGAAAACCGGCTTGAATCGCTAACAAGTTGGGATGCCGACTGGTCACAACTGCGCGTTGTGGTCACAGGTATCAGCAAGACCGGCTTCTCCGTGGCCGACACCCTGGCTGAGCTGGGTGCGCACGTTGTGGTGGTTGCCGCCTCCGAGGATGAAACGGCCCTGGCCAACGCCGACACGCTCAAGATTGTGGGCGTCAAGGACGTCATCCTCGGCCAGGAGACCTCAACGGTGCTTCCGCTGGTTGGCGGCCTTCCGGCGGAACTTGTTGTTACAAGTCCCGGCTTCAAGCCCAGCCATCCGCTGTTGGCTGCCGCTGCCGCCGCGGGCATTCCCATTTGGGGAGATGTTGAACTGGCGTGGCGTGTACGCACCAAAGCCGGGCGGAAGACCGCCGAATGGATCACCATCACCGGTACCAACGGCAAGACCACAACCACCACCATGGTTGAGTCCATGCTGCAGGCGGCCGGATTGCGGGCCATCGCGGCCGGCAACATAGGCACCCCCATCCTGGACGCTGTCCGCGACCCTGAGGGCTACGACGCCCTCGCCGTTGAGCTCTCAACGTTCCAGCTGCATTGGAGCGAGTCACTGGCTCCAGTGTCCAGCGTCTGCCTGAATCTTGCCGAGGACCACGTTGACTGGCACGGCAGCTTTGAGGCCTATGCTGCCGACAAGGCCAAGATCTACTCGAACACCAAGATCGCCTGCGTTTACAACGCTGAGCAGATTGAAACCGAACGCATGGTTCAGGAAGCCGATGTCCAGGAAGGCTGCCGGGCCGTGGGCTTCACAACCGGCATCCCGGCCATCAGCATGGTTGGTGTTGTCGAAGGTCTTCTCGTAGACCGGGCGTTCATCGCAGAACGTAAGGACTCAGCCGCCGAATTGGCCAGCATGAGCGATATTGGCGAACTCGTCCCGCGCCATCTGGTAGCCAATGCGGCCGCCGCGGCGGCACTGGTATTGGCCTATGGCCTGACGCCCAAAGACGTGCGCAAAGGTTTGCAGAACTACCACAATGGCGATCACCGGATTCAGCCCGTGGCGAGTTCGGGCGGGGTGCTTTGGGTCAACGATTCCAAGGCCACAAACCCGCACGCGGCATCAGCGTCCCTTTCCGCCTTCAAACCCGTGATTTGGATTGCGGGTGGATTGCCCAAGGGCGTGAACTTTGATGCTTTGGTCAAAGAACACGCGGCACGTCTGAAGGCCGTGGTGTTGATCGGTGCAGATACCTCCGCTCTGGCCGGGGCCCTCGAGCGTGAGGCTCCCGGAGTTCAGGTCTTCACCACACGGGCCGAAGGTGGTCGGCATACAGACGCCGAGGTCCTGCGCGGCGATGCGGTCATGGCCGAGGCCGTTGCCGTGGCGGCATCGCTGGCAGTCGACGGCGACACCGTCCTGATGGCGCCGGCGTCGGCCTCCATGGATCAATTTTCTTCCTACGCCCACCGCGGCCAAGCGTTCATCGACGCGGTCCGCGAGCTGCTGGAATCACAGACAAGCGTCAACAAGGAGTCCTAG
- a CDS encoding FtsW/RodA/SpoVE family cell cycle protein, protein MAKTPTQPGSPAARAAQAKAAVEPAKAASSKASAPAEKVRLFSRYRSWFNGKVGRPTATYYWIIGTTVTLTLIGRMTVLSASTAETISEGKDPYELFIRESQFAVGGLILMFILSCVPPRVLRKLGWPLLILALVLLALIFSPLGIDINGNLNWLALGPVTFQPSEAAKLALAIWIGAVLSLKGTLVRQFVHVLLPVGAGGAAVLGLILGGKDLGTAIIVGMMILSGLMFAGVRKWLLGLALVAAAIVAIVFSAMSSNRTGRFASWLGDCSEPGACDQYLNGVYALASGGWFGVGLGQSRQKWSWIPEAHNDFIFAIIGEEFGLLGTLVILALYAVMAFAIFRIINTRNEPFSRIVCGMILTWIIGQAVVNIAVVVGLLPVIGVPLPLISYGGTALVMVLAAIGVVLSFSRTEPESTLKTS, encoded by the coding sequence GTGGCCAAGACCCCCACACAGCCAGGCTCACCCGCCGCACGCGCAGCGCAGGCCAAAGCTGCTGTGGAACCGGCCAAGGCAGCAAGCTCCAAGGCAAGTGCACCCGCCGAAAAGGTTCGCTTGTTCTCGCGTTACCGCAGCTGGTTCAACGGCAAGGTAGGGCGGCCCACGGCAACCTACTACTGGATTATCGGTACCACCGTGACGCTAACCCTCATTGGGCGCATGACGGTGCTTTCGGCGTCGACAGCTGAGACGATTTCCGAAGGCAAGGATCCGTACGAGCTTTTTATTCGTGAATCACAGTTCGCCGTGGGCGGTCTGATCCTGATGTTCATCCTTTCCTGTGTGCCACCACGGGTGCTGCGAAAGCTCGGCTGGCCCCTGTTGATCCTGGCACTGGTCCTCTTGGCGTTGATCTTCTCGCCACTGGGCATCGATATCAACGGAAACCTGAACTGGTTGGCGTTGGGTCCGGTGACATTCCAGCCTTCAGAGGCTGCGAAACTGGCCCTGGCCATCTGGATCGGGGCAGTGCTCTCGCTCAAGGGCACCCTCGTGCGCCAATTCGTTCACGTATTGTTGCCGGTTGGCGCAGGCGGGGCGGCAGTTCTGGGATTGATCCTTGGCGGCAAGGACCTGGGCACGGCCATCATTGTTGGCATGATGATTCTCTCCGGGCTCATGTTCGCCGGGGTTCGCAAGTGGTTGCTTGGCCTGGCCCTTGTAGCGGCCGCCATTGTAGCCATCGTATTCTCGGCCATGAGTTCCAACCGCACTGGCCGCTTTGCCAGCTGGCTGGGTGATTGCAGCGAACCGGGCGCCTGCGACCAGTACCTCAACGGCGTCTACGCACTCGCCTCCGGTGGCTGGTTTGGCGTGGGCCTGGGCCAAAGCCGGCAAAAGTGGAGCTGGATCCCGGAAGCCCACAACGACTTCATCTTCGCCATCATTGGAGAGGAGTTCGGGCTTTTGGGTACTCTCGTGATTCTGGCCTTGTACGCCGTCATGGCGTTCGCCATCTTCCGCATCATCAATACCCGCAACGAGCCCTTCTCCAGAATTGTGTGCGGCATGATCCTGACCTGGATCATTGGTCAAGCCGTGGTCAATATTGCCGTGGTGGTGGGCCTGCTGCCCGTTATTGGTGTCCCGCTACCCCTGATTTCTTACGGCGGAACTGCGCTCGTCATGGTTCTCGCGGCCATCGGCGTCGTCCTGTCCTTTTCCCGAACTGAGCCAGAAAGCACCCTGAAGACTTCATGA
- the murC gene encoding UDP-N-acetylmuramate--L-alanine ligase, which yields MTEKSSTEETTAVAYIPPTLAELGRVHFIGMGGAGMSAVARIMLGQGVAVSGSDAKESAGLTELGELGAIVHITQSAHNVSGADTVVVSTAIRESNPELAAARAAGLRVLHRSQALAAAMAGDTVVAVAGTHGKTTTTSMITVMLKGAGVDASFAVGGTVQGLGVNAGHGEAGVFVAEADESDASFLNYRPTIAVVTNLEADHLDHYGTPEAVYAAFEQFAALIPEGGTLVACADDAGSAALAAQAAAAGTRCLSYGFTEGADIRLMPGIHDGLASTAALAFREGLLPGLGETPLTLRLKVPGNHNLSNAGAAVAVAVALGVDVEAALMALANFSGAARRFEAKGEGRGVNVYDDYAHHPTEVTAALNAARTVAGDHKVHVLFQPHLFSRTQEFAAEFAQALDLADTVAVLDIYPAREDPIAGVTSELITSQLHRPTGYAPDSAAAVQSLADRATAGDIILTIGAGDVTEFGPALVAALSRDNHG from the coding sequence ATGACAGAAAAATCTAGTACTGAGGAAACAACCGCTGTGGCCTATATTCCACCGACACTCGCCGAACTTGGCCGTGTCCACTTCATCGGCATGGGCGGAGCCGGCATGTCGGCCGTTGCCCGGATCATGTTGGGCCAGGGTGTGGCTGTCAGCGGATCGGACGCGAAGGAATCCGCCGGTCTGACCGAGCTGGGTGAGCTCGGCGCGATCGTGCACATCACTCAGAGCGCTCACAATGTATCCGGAGCAGACACAGTTGTGGTCTCCACCGCGATCAGGGAGAGCAACCCCGAGCTGGCCGCCGCCCGTGCAGCCGGCCTTCGAGTTTTGCACCGTTCGCAGGCGCTGGCAGCAGCCATGGCAGGGGACACAGTGGTTGCCGTTGCAGGAACACACGGCAAGACCACCACCACGTCCATGATCACCGTGATGCTCAAGGGCGCCGGCGTGGACGCTTCCTTTGCTGTTGGTGGCACAGTCCAGGGGCTAGGGGTCAATGCCGGTCACGGCGAGGCTGGCGTCTTTGTTGCCGAGGCAGACGAATCCGATGCCTCCTTCCTGAACTACAGGCCCACCATTGCCGTGGTCACCAACCTTGAAGCCGACCACCTTGACCACTATGGAACGCCCGAGGCCGTCTACGCCGCTTTCGAGCAATTTGCTGCGCTGATTCCGGAGGGCGGGACGCTGGTGGCCTGCGCCGACGACGCCGGATCGGCCGCCTTGGCTGCCCAGGCGGCTGCTGCCGGTACCCGTTGCCTCAGCTACGGCTTCACCGAGGGGGCGGATATTCGCTTGATGCCCGGCATCCACGACGGACTCGCCAGCACCGCTGCCCTAGCCTTCCGTGAGGGACTGCTGCCGGGCCTGGGGGAGACCCCCTTGACCCTGCGACTGAAGGTGCCAGGCAACCACAACCTCAGCAACGCCGGTGCGGCGGTAGCAGTGGCGGTGGCCCTGGGTGTTGATGTGGAAGCGGCCCTGATGGCGCTGGCCAACTTCAGTGGAGCTGCCCGCAGATTTGAAGCCAAGGGAGAGGGCCGGGGCGTCAACGTCTACGACGACTACGCCCATCACCCAACCGAAGTGACGGCAGCTCTCAACGCCGCCCGGACCGTGGCTGGCGACCACAAGGTGCATGTCCTGTTTCAACCGCACTTGTTCTCGCGAACCCAAGAATTTGCAGCCGAATTTGCACAGGCCCTGGATTTGGCCGACACCGTGGCCGTGTTGGATATTTACCCCGCACGCGAAGATCCCATAGCCGGGGTTACCAGCGAACTGATTACGAGCCAGCTGCACCGGCCCACCGGCTACGCCCCCGATAGTGCCGCGGCCGTGCAGAGTCTTGCCGACCGTGCCACCGCTGGCGACATCATCTTGACGATCGGTGCCGGTGACGTCACAGAGTTCGGCCCGGCACTGGTTGCCGCGCTGAGCAGAGACAATCATGGCTGA
- a CDS encoding cell division protein FtsQ/DivIB, producing MAEARKPRVIKTRPGISETPAGESDSSSAAVRSTSSKVSVAPLTDVPDEKPAARKFSVPRPGASRIKEKTEPKQKKAGAKAAPAQTDAPVKESGDGGATVLAFPMPEHKRRRRNILYSVAGVAAVLALVMGMAMFSPVLGVRTVVFDGQKLVGEGTLQLAVAPLINKPLPQIRESEVQELLGTVVQVKSSSIEARPPSTLVVHIVERVPVALLKNGEDYLLVDQDGVQLGSTKDPASALLPLIDGGTAAIGQDTFQAMTAVLANLPQSILSQLANATAKSPDAVELALADGRSVVWGNASDMELKAQVLEALLTAPMPTAEPGKPAPVPAKVFDVSAPRHPVTR from the coding sequence ATGGCTGAAGCACGCAAGCCCCGCGTGATAAAGACGCGCCCAGGAATCTCCGAAACGCCCGCTGGCGAGTCTGATTCATCCAGCGCCGCTGTCCGCAGCACGAGTTCGAAGGTATCTGTAGCGCCACTGACGGATGTACCCGATGAAAAGCCTGCCGCGCGGAAGTTCTCTGTGCCCAGGCCGGGTGCGTCACGGATCAAGGAAAAAACAGAACCGAAGCAGAAAAAGGCCGGGGCGAAGGCTGCGCCGGCTCAAACTGATGCGCCGGTGAAGGAGTCAGGGGATGGCGGCGCCACTGTGCTGGCCTTCCCGATGCCTGAACACAAGCGCCGTCGCCGAAACATCCTGTACTCGGTCGCAGGTGTGGCGGCAGTCTTGGCTCTCGTCATGGGCATGGCCATGTTCTCTCCGGTATTGGGTGTGCGGACAGTGGTCTTCGACGGCCAGAAGCTCGTGGGCGAAGGCACCCTGCAATTGGCTGTAGCGCCCCTCATTAACAAGCCACTGCCACAGATCAGGGAGTCGGAGGTCCAGGAACTCCTTGGCACCGTTGTTCAGGTCAAGAGTTCCAGTATCGAGGCGCGGCCCCCGTCAACACTCGTGGTTCACATTGTGGAGCGGGTCCCCGTTGCCCTGCTAAAAAATGGTGAGGACTATCTTCTGGTGGACCAGGACGGTGTTCAACTCGGGTCAACCAAGGACCCGGCCTCGGCGTTGTTGCCGTTAATTGACGGCGGCACTGCCGCGATTGGCCAGGACACATTCCAGGCCATGACAGCGGTTCTGGCCAATCTTCCCCAGTCGATCCTTTCGCAACTGGCCAACGCAACGGCGAAGTCTCCGGATGCAGTGGAACTGGCACTGGCCGACGGCCGAAGTGTTGTTTGGGGCAACGCCAGCGACATGGAGCTCAAGGCGCAGGTGCTTGAGGCTTTGCTCACGGCGCCCATGCCCACAGCCGAGCCTGGAAAGCCCGCCCCGGTTCCCGCCAAGGTCTTCGACGTCAGTGCCCCCCGCCATCCGGTGACACGGTGA
- the ftsZ gene encoding cell division protein FtsZ has protein sequence MAAPQNYLAVIKVVGIGGGGVNAVNRMIDVGLRGVEFIAINTDAQALLMSDADVKLDVGRELTRGLGAGANPDVGRQAAEDHQEEIEEVLRGADMVFVTAGEGGGTGTGGAPVVARIARSLGALTIGVVTRPFTFEGRRRASSADSGIEALRDEVDTLIVIPNDRLLSISDRNVSVMDAFRSADQVLLSGVQGITDLITTPGLINLDFADVKSVMQGAGSALMGIGSARGEDRAVKAAELAIASPLLEASIDGAHGVLLSVQGGSDLGLFEINEAARLVQEVAHPEANIIFGAVIDDALGDEVRVTVIAAGFDAPESEQAAAEPVAAVVPPAPAAVPASATVTNLNQWGQHSGSSVPADGGFDVELPAIVEPDLTGHRSDDLDVPDFLK, from the coding sequence GTGGCAGCACCCCAGAATTACTTGGCAGTCATCAAAGTCGTCGGTATCGGCGGTGGCGGCGTAAATGCAGTGAACCGCATGATTGACGTGGGTTTGCGCGGCGTTGAATTTATCGCCATCAACACCGACGCACAAGCACTGTTGATGAGCGACGCCGATGTCAAGCTTGATGTTGGCCGCGAGCTGACACGCGGGCTTGGCGCAGGCGCAAACCCGGATGTTGGCCGCCAGGCTGCCGAGGATCACCAGGAAGAGATTGAGGAAGTCCTGCGCGGGGCCGACATGGTCTTCGTGACGGCAGGCGAGGGTGGCGGTACCGGAACTGGTGGTGCGCCCGTCGTCGCCCGCATTGCCCGCAGTCTGGGTGCCTTGACCATCGGTGTTGTCACCCGTCCCTTCACCTTCGAAGGCCGCCGCCGCGCCTCCAGCGCAGACTCGGGCATCGAAGCCCTCCGCGACGAGGTTGACACCCTCATCGTGATTCCCAACGACCGCTTGCTGTCCATCAGCGACCGCAACGTCTCGGTCATGGATGCCTTCCGCTCCGCTGACCAGGTTCTGCTCTCTGGTGTTCAGGGCATCACCGATCTCATCACCACCCCCGGTTTGATCAACCTTGACTTTGCCGACGTCAAGTCCGTCATGCAGGGTGCCGGTTCGGCCCTCATGGGTATTGGTTCGGCTCGTGGCGAGGACCGTGCGGTCAAGGCCGCCGAGCTTGCCATTGCTTCGCCGTTGCTTGAGGCTTCCATCGACGGCGCCCACGGTGTGCTGTTGTCCGTCCAGGGTGGTTCCGACCTTGGTCTGTTTGAGATCAACGAGGCCGCCCGCCTGGTCCAGGAAGTGGCCCACCCCGAAGCCAACATCATCTTCGGTGCAGTCATTGATGACGCCCTGGGCGACGAAGTTCGCGTCACGGTTATTGCCGCCGGTTTTGACGCTCCGGAATCCGAGCAGGCAGCCGCCGAGCCGGTTGCCGCAGTAGTGCCCCCGGCTCCGGCCGCTGTTCCGGCCAGTGCAACCGTGACCAACCTGAACCAGTGGGGCCAGCACTCGGGCTCCAGCGTTCCGGCTGACGGTGGCTTTGATGTGGAGCTGCCTGCCATTGTGGAACCAGATCTGACGGGTCACCGCTCCGACGATCTGGATGTCCCCGACTTCCTGAAGTAG
- a CDS encoding polyphenol oxidase family protein, with protein MWSSEQVRPGIWIGFTDTTAGNLAFHVGDDARNVAERRAAVEARLAHHAGTSAGSAPVLAYMNQVHGAEVAVISAGEAVATGESAPTVDAMVTSPGIGSGGGLAVMVADCVPVVLVGDLPSGRSIVAVAHAGRPGVEKEVISAVMEQMRLEGAVAYEAWLGPSVCGSCYEVPETMRAAVAEVVPAAYSTTSWGTPALDLPAAVMEQLAANGATAHASGVCTLEDSRYFSHRRSQRDGESEGRFIGFVTAQPGSHHQQPNESNPTQ; from the coding sequence ATGTGGAGTTCAGAGCAGGTCCGTCCCGGAATATGGATCGGATTTACCGACACCACAGCAGGCAACCTGGCCTTTCATGTTGGTGACGACGCCCGGAACGTTGCCGAACGAAGGGCGGCCGTGGAAGCGCGGCTGGCCCACCATGCGGGCACCTCTGCAGGCTCCGCGCCCGTGCTGGCATATATGAATCAGGTTCATGGTGCCGAGGTGGCCGTTATTTCCGCAGGCGAGGCAGTGGCCACGGGGGAGTCCGCGCCAACTGTCGATGCCATGGTCACTTCACCTGGTATTGGTTCGGGTGGCGGACTTGCCGTCATGGTGGCAGATTGCGTCCCCGTTGTCTTGGTGGGAGATCTTCCATCGGGACGCTCCATTGTTGCCGTGGCTCACGCAGGGCGGCCCGGAGTGGAGAAGGAAGTCATCTCAGCCGTCATGGAGCAAATGCGTCTGGAGGGTGCGGTTGCCTATGAAGCCTGGCTTGGGCCGAGCGTATGCGGCAGCTGCTATGAAGTGCCCGAAACCATGCGCGCGGCGGTGGCCGAAGTTGTCCCGGCAGCTTACTCGACCACCTCGTGGGGAACCCCGGCCCTTGACCTTCCGGCGGCCGTCATGGAACAGCTGGCTGCCAACGGCGCCACCGCGCATGCTTCCGGTGTGTGCACTCTGGAGGATTCGCGCTATTTCTCCCATCGCCGCTCCCAGCGGGATGGCGAAAGCGAAGGGCGTTTCATCGGTTTTGTCACCGCACAGCCTGGCAGCCACCACCAGCAACCAAACGAAAGTAATCCCACGCAATGA
- a CDS encoding YggS family pyridoxal phosphate enzyme → MTLHDARTQELAARLAAVRQRIEVAAGNRSQPTLIVVTKFHPAADVLRLRSLGVADVGENRDQEAAAKAVDVADAVLRWHFIGQLQSNKAKSVASYAHSVHSIDRASLVKSLGKAMAVTQQESGRSNMECFIQVDLSEPYPGLAQAQVASHSGRGGVAPQDIAPLAELIAGTAGLDLAGVMAVAPLGVAPEPAFELLAQVSAALIANHPGATGISAGMSHDLEAAMAVGATHLRVGSDILGPRPPVL, encoded by the coding sequence ATGACTCTGCACGATGCCAGAACCCAAGAATTGGCAGCTCGCCTCGCGGCGGTCCGCCAGCGCATCGAGGTCGCTGCCGGAAATAGATCTCAGCCCACACTGATTGTGGTGACCAAGTTCCACCCCGCAGCTGACGTGCTGCGCTTGCGTTCCCTGGGGGTTGCCGACGTCGGCGAAAACCGAGACCAGGAAGCTGCGGCCAAGGCCGTTGACGTTGCGGATGCAGTTCTACGATGGCACTTCATTGGACAGCTGCAAAGCAACAAGGCCAAGTCGGTAGCCAGCTATGCGCACTCGGTTCACTCGATTGACAGGGCCTCACTCGTGAAGTCGCTGGGCAAAGCCATGGCTGTCACGCAACAGGAAAGTGGCCGGAGCAACATGGAGTGTTTCATCCAGGTCGACCTCAGCGAGCCATATCCGGGATTGGCGCAGGCCCAGGTGGCAAGCCACAGCGGCAGGGGAGGGGTGGCGCCGCAGGATATTGCTCCCCTGGCTGAACTGATAGCCGGGACCGCCGGCTTGGATCTTGCCGGCGTCATGGCCGTGGCGCCGCTCGGCGTGGCGCCCGAACCGGCCTTCGAGTTGTTGGCGCAGGTATCCGCGGCGCTGATCGCCAACCATCCCGGGGCCACGGGAATCTCGGCGGGCATGAGCCATGACTTGGAAGCGGCCATGGCGGTGGGAGCGACACACCTGCGTGTCGGTTCCGATATACTCGGCCCCCGTCCGCCTGTACTGTAG
- a CDS encoding cell division protein SepF: MAGAMRKTMIFLGLADGDEHYDAEHAPSFQKDEEYAQTIEREPAAAPAPVVEAAAPKAGDDEYRAPVTPIKRAASNREEAESLRQITTVHPRSYNDAKIIGESFRDGIPVIMNVTDMGEADAKRLVDFSAGLVFGLRGSIERVTNKVFLLSPSYIEVLGDDKKLSDTQASFFNQS; the protein is encoded by the coding sequence ATGGCTGGCGCTATGCGCAAGACAATGATCTTTCTTGGACTCGCCGACGGTGACGAGCACTATGACGCTGAGCATGCTCCGTCATTCCAAAAAGACGAAGAATACGCCCAAACTATTGAGCGCGAGCCGGCGGCGGCGCCTGCTCCCGTCGTGGAAGCCGCAGCTCCTAAAGCGGGCGACGACGAATACCGGGCTCCGGTGACCCCCATCAAGCGTGCCGCATCAAATCGGGAAGAGGCTGAAAGTTTGCGCCAGATCACCACCGTCCACCCACGGTCATACAATGACGCAAAAATCATTGGTGAAAGCTTCCGGGACGGCATCCCTGTCATCATGAACGTCACCGACATGGGTGAGGCGGACGCCAAGCGTCTCGTTGACTTCTCGGCCGGCCTGGTGTTTGGTCTGCGTGGCTCGATTGAGCGCGTGACCAACAAGGTGTTCCTGCTCTCGCCGTCGTACATCGAGGTGCTTGGTGACGACAAGAAGCTCTCGGACACGCAGGCAAGCTTCTTCAACCAGAGCTAG
- a CDS encoding YggT family protein translates to MTIVVALLYLLLLLYFLTLLLRMVFDWVQVFARDWRPKGAALISASFVYRLTDPPLRKLRAMIPPLRIGSIALDIGFILLLVTVGIGMSVTKSFVN, encoded by the coding sequence GTGACAATTGTCGTAGCCCTTCTCTATCTGTTGTTACTCCTGTACTTCTTGACCCTGCTGCTGCGCATGGTGTTTGACTGGGTCCAGGTGTTCGCTCGTGACTGGCGGCCCAAGGGTGCGGCCCTGATCAGCGCATCCTTTGTTTACCGGCTCACCGACCCTCCATTGCGCAAGTTGCGCGCCATGATTCCACCACTGCGAATTGGCTCCATAGCGTTGGATATAGGCTTCATTTTGTTGCTTGTCACAGTAGGTATTGGGATGAGTGTCACAAAAAGTTTTGTCAATTAG
- a CDS encoding DivIVA domain-containing protein has product MALTPEDVVNKRFQPTKFREGYDQDEVDDFLDEIVVELRRLHQENDDLRKQLADGGSNSAAAPAAAAPLLTKEAEAVKEPVKPEPVVEPEPVVETKPVVKEAPVVAAAPAAAAVPANSAESATGVIALAQRLHDEYVNAGVEQRDKIIAEAQIEASTLVNDAQEKSRKTLGALEQQRSVLERKVEQLRGFERDYRSRLKTYIEGQLRDLDARGSVAAPDFAEGNSES; this is encoded by the coding sequence ATGGCGCTTACGCCAGAAGACGTTGTCAACAAGCGGTTCCAGCCAACGAAGTTCCGTGAAGGCTACGACCAGGACGAAGTCGACGATTTTCTTGACGAGATCGTCGTAGAGCTTCGCCGCTTGCACCAAGAAAACGATGACCTGCGCAAGCAGCTCGCCGATGGTGGATCCAACTCCGCAGCAGCCCCCGCCGCAGCAGCACCGCTGTTGACCAAGGAAGCCGAAGCTGTCAAGGAGCCGGTCAAGCCCGAGCCCGTCGTTGAGCCGGAGCCCGTCGTTGAGACCAAGCCAGTTGTCAAGGAAGCGCCCGTTGTTGCGGCTGCTCCGGCAGCAGCTGCTGTTCCCGCCAACTCGGCAGAGTCGGCCACAGGCGTTATCGCCCTGGCCCAGCGTCTGCACGACGAATACGTCAACGCAGGTGTGGAGCAGCGCGACAAGATCATTGCCGAAGCGCAGATCGAGGCCAGCACGCTGGTCAACGATGCACAGGAGAAGAGCCGCAAGACGCTCGGTGCCCTGGAGCAGCAGCGTTCAGTGCTTGAGCGCAAGGTTGAGCAGTTGCGCGGATTCGAGCGGGATTACCGCTCACGTCTGAAGACCTACATTGAAGGTCAGCTCCGCGACTTGGATGCACGCGGTTCGGTGGCAGCACCGGATTTCGCCGAGGGTAACTCGGAATCCTAA